One region of Streptomyces sp. CG4 genomic DNA includes:
- a CDS encoding DUF4041 domain-containing protein has translation MSEVEELRAWIARTQGLDAARGAGLVRQVEAEAAALREKASAEAVEEAEGILRDARETAKEILDDARRTAKETERVRKEGERHRKDVSDAERRLAELQVRIVNADKTAMLQEAGIYSYRHALQDAIAYRSRLDTLQNEIKTLARAGRAVQAATDWTVNGSKREGQKMVRDFSKLMLRAYNAEADYAVRSMRPHRLSSLVDRLYKSRETIARLGSTMHIWITDEYHNARVRELELTADFLHKKEEEKEAQREVRAREREEAAVQRELDRQREKLNKELGHYQSALDRLRERGDEAGAAEMEAKLAEIENALQDVESRAANVRAGYVYVISNIGAFGDRMVKIGMTRRLEPLERVYELSGAAVPFRFDVHALIFSKDAVGLETELHRQFASQRVNQVNSRKEFFYATPAEVRDALQRFAGQHLIEFTEEPQALEWRAGRRMGEAGAPAVGAGGVAARTA, from the coding sequence GTGTCCGAGGTCGAAGAGCTGCGGGCCTGGATCGCAAGGACGCAGGGGCTGGATGCCGCGCGGGGCGCGGGCCTCGTACGGCAGGTCGAGGCGGAGGCCGCCGCACTGCGCGAGAAGGCGTCCGCCGAAGCCGTCGAGGAGGCCGAGGGGATCCTCAGGGACGCGCGCGAGACGGCGAAGGAGATCCTCGACGACGCGCGCCGGACGGCGAAGGAGACCGAGCGAGTGCGCAAGGAGGGCGAGCGTCACCGCAAGGACGTGTCAGACGCCGAGCGGCGGCTTGCCGAACTGCAGGTCCGGATCGTCAACGCCGACAAGACCGCCATGCTGCAGGAGGCTGGGATCTACTCCTACCGGCATGCGCTGCAGGACGCGATCGCCTACCGCAGTCGCCTCGACACGCTGCAGAACGAGATCAAGACGCTCGCCCGTGCGGGCCGCGCCGTACAGGCGGCCACGGACTGGACGGTCAACGGCTCCAAGCGCGAGGGCCAGAAGATGGTCCGCGACTTCTCCAAGCTCATGCTGCGCGCCTACAACGCCGAAGCCGACTACGCGGTGCGGTCCATGCGGCCGCACCGGCTGAGCTCGCTCGTCGACCGGCTCTACAAGAGCCGCGAAACGATCGCCCGGCTCGGTTCCACCATGCACATCTGGATCACCGACGAGTACCACAATGCGCGCGTAAGGGAGTTGGAGCTCACCGCCGACTTCCTGCATAAGAAGGAAGAGGAGAAGGAAGCCCAGCGCGAGGTACGCGCCCGGGAGCGTGAGGAGGCAGCGGTCCAGCGGGAACTCGACCGGCAGCGCGAGAAGCTGAACAAGGAACTCGGCCACTATCAGTCAGCACTTGACCGCCTGCGCGAGCGCGGTGACGAGGCGGGTGCGGCGGAGATGGAGGCCAAACTGGCCGAGATCGAGAATGCTCTGCAGGACGTCGAGTCCCGTGCGGCGAACGTCCGCGCCGGCTATGTGTACGTCATCTCGAACATCGGCGCCTTCGGCGATCGTATGGTGAAGATCGGCATGACGCGTAGGCTCGAACCTCTGGAGCGTGTCTACGAGTTGAGTGGCGCGGCTGTGCCCTTCCGTTTCGATGTGCACGCGCTGATCTTCAGCAAGGACGCGGTCGGCCTGGAGACGGAACTCCACCGACAGTTCGCCTCGCAGCGGGTCAACCAGGTCAACAGTCGGAAGGAGTTCTTCTACGCCACCCCGGCGGAGGTGCGCGACGCGCTGCAGCGGTTCGCCGGACAGCATCTGATCGAGTTCACCGAGGAACCCCAGGCGCTGGAATGGCGGGCCGGCAGGCGCATGGGCGAAGCCGGTGCGCCTGCCGTAGGCGCAGGAGGAGTTGCCGCCCGGACAGCGTGA
- a CDS encoding phosphorothioated DNA-binding restriction endonuclease, which yields MDWLERAANLRQWSRDGVRAPHKPLLLLYALGRFQADAADELPYSAVESDLKQLLVEYGPPRGTTPAYPFHHLVSDGVWEVRTEHGVGSPGTGVRELRASRATGRLAPDLQVALRREPSLLGHMARVLLDLHFPASLHQDLCDAVGLELELAETDALAAPERRQRDRRMREMVLTAYEYQCAFCGYDGMIGTAPVGLEAAHVRWWAFDGPDDLDNGLCLCSLHHKLFDKGVLGIGDGHRVLVSQQFIGRSHAAREHVTALAGRPLIGPQPGIPPIAAAHRSWHSSQVFHGSPRPTAA from the coding sequence ATGGATTGGCTAGAGCGTGCCGCGAACCTGAGGCAGTGGAGTCGGGACGGCGTGCGGGCGCCGCACAAGCCGTTGTTGCTGCTGTACGCGCTGGGCCGTTTTCAGGCGGATGCCGCGGATGAGTTGCCGTACAGCGCGGTGGAGTCGGATCTGAAGCAGCTGCTGGTGGAGTACGGTCCGCCACGCGGGACCACACCCGCCTATCCCTTCCACCATCTGGTCAGCGACGGGGTGTGGGAAGTGCGGACCGAGCACGGTGTCGGCAGCCCAGGCACCGGGGTGCGGGAACTACGGGCCAGCCGGGCCACTGGGCGGCTGGCGCCGGATCTTCAGGTGGCTCTCCGGCGGGAACCGTCGCTGTTGGGCCACATGGCAAGGGTGCTGCTGGATCTGCACTTCCCGGCGTCGCTGCACCAGGACCTGTGCGACGCGGTGGGCCTGGAACTGGAACTGGCGGAGACCGACGCTCTGGCAGCGCCCGAGAGACGGCAGCGAGACCGCCGGATGCGGGAGATGGTGCTGACCGCGTACGAGTACCAGTGCGCCTTCTGCGGCTACGACGGCATGATCGGCACAGCACCCGTCGGGTTGGAGGCAGCACACGTGCGCTGGTGGGCGTTCGACGGCCCGGACGACCTCGACAACGGACTGTGCCTGTGCTCGCTGCACCACAAACTCTTCGACAAGGGGGTCCTCGGCATAGGCGACGGCCACCGCGTCCTGGTCTCGCAGCAATTCATCGGCCGCAGCCACGCTGCCCGCGAGCATGTCACCGCACTCGCAGGCCGTCCGCTCATAGGCCCTCAACCCGGCATACCGCCCATCGCGGCAGCCCACCGCTCCTGGCACAGCAGCCAGGTCTTCCACGGCAGCCCACGCCCGACCGCCGCCTGA